From a single Drosophila sulfurigaster albostrigata strain 15112-1811.04 chromosome 3, ASM2355843v2, whole genome shotgun sequence genomic region:
- the LOC133845289 gene encoding dnaJ homolog subfamily C member 5 homolog isoform X1 — translation MSGGGMDKRKLSTSGDSLYEILGLPKTATADDIKKTYRKLALKYHPDKNPDNVDAADKFKEVNRAHSILSDQTKRNIYDNYGSLGLYIAEQFGEENVNAYFVVTSPAVKALVICCTVLTGCCCCCCCCCCCNFCCGKFKPPVNESHDQYSHLNRPDGNREASDLPPQLGQQPRLEDVDLDDVNLGAGGAPVTTQPREQPGGQPVFAMPPPGGAAVGVNPFTGAPVAANENTSLNTTEQTTYTPDMVKQKY, via the exons ATGAGCGGAGGTGGCATGGATAAAAGAAAACTGTC CACATCGGGCGATTCGCTGTATGAGATCTTGGGACTTCCGAAAACAGCCACAGCTGATGACATCAAGAAGACTTATAGAAAACTTGCACTTAAGTACCATCCAGATAAAAATCCTGACAATGTTGATGCAGCCGACAAG TTCAAGGAGGTCAATCGGGCACACTCGATACTGAGCGATCAAACCAAACGCAATATCTACGATAATTATGGTTCGTTGGGTCTCTACATTGCCGAGCAGTTCGGTGAGGAGAATGTGAATGCATACTTTGTGGTCACATCGCCAGCGGTGAAG GCCTTGGTTATTTGCTGCACTGTGCTGAcgggttgctgctgttgttgctgctgctgctgctgttgcaacttcTGTTGTGGCAAGTTCAAGCCACCGGTGAACGAGTCGCACGATCAGtattcacatttaaat CGCCCCGATGGCAATCGAGAGGCCAGCGATCTGCCACCGCAACTGGGACAGCAGCCACGTCTT GAGGACGTTGATCTCGACGATGTGAATCTGGGTGCTGGAGGCGCACCTGTGACCACTCAGCCACGAGAGCAGCCCGGTGGACAACCCGTGTTTGCTATGCCGCCACCAGGaggtgctgctgttggcgtCAATCCATTTACGGGAGCTCCAGTGGCTGCCAATGAGAACACGTCGCTGAACACAACAGAACAGACCACATACACACCAG ATATGGTTAAGCAAAAATATTAG
- the LOC133845289 gene encoding dnaJ homolog subfamily C member 5 homolog isoform X2 yields the protein MSGGGMDKRKLSTSGDSLYEILGLPKTATADDIKKTYRKLALKYHPDKNPDNVDAADKFKEVNRAHSILSDQTKRNIYDNYGSLGLYIAEQFGEENVNAYFVVTSPAVKALVICCTVLTGCCCCCCCCCCCNFCCGKFKPPVNESHDQYSHLNEDVDLDDVNLGAGGAPVTTQPREQPGGQPVFAMPPPGGAAVGVNPFTGAPVAANENTSLNTTEQTTYTPDMVKQKY from the exons ATGAGCGGAGGTGGCATGGATAAAAGAAAACTGTC CACATCGGGCGATTCGCTGTATGAGATCTTGGGACTTCCGAAAACAGCCACAGCTGATGACATCAAGAAGACTTATAGAAAACTTGCACTTAAGTACCATCCAGATAAAAATCCTGACAATGTTGATGCAGCCGACAAG TTCAAGGAGGTCAATCGGGCACACTCGATACTGAGCGATCAAACCAAACGCAATATCTACGATAATTATGGTTCGTTGGGTCTCTACATTGCCGAGCAGTTCGGTGAGGAGAATGTGAATGCATACTTTGTGGTCACATCGCCAGCGGTGAAG GCCTTGGTTATTTGCTGCACTGTGCTGAcgggttgctgctgttgttgctgctgctgctgctgttgcaacttcTGTTGTGGCAAGTTCAAGCCACCGGTGAACGAGTCGCACGATCAGtattcacatttaaat GAGGACGTTGATCTCGACGATGTGAATCTGGGTGCTGGAGGCGCACCTGTGACCACTCAGCCACGAGAGCAGCCCGGTGGACAACCCGTGTTTGCTATGCCGCCACCAGGaggtgctgctgttggcgtCAATCCATTTACGGGAGCTCCAGTGGCTGCCAATGAGAACACGTCGCTGAACACAACAGAACAGACCACATACACACCAG ATATGGTTAAGCAAAAATATTAG
- the LOC133845287 gene encoding phospholipase A1, translating into MASQSIRGMPSMSNDNLPSVEHNMRYTKVMLSCLLLAAALAVIATPAAAEDSSEPGYLLYTRRNPQTPQRIEPEVETLVRSPFYALEPIVLLLPSWRSNNSAEQQSKLATALLEREACNVFALDSTESQTESQLVNSASNVIVQLHQQFDVPLAKQQLVGFAEGAHLAGAVSEQVQQLLGKQFSHIIALDPTGDSVELAHQLSAQDAAYVEVLHTNGNGLGTMTQLGDVDYYPNGGEEQPGCSSDACAHERALDLAVEMWSPANDFVSALCGSVDSMSAQNCRWSSQRMGVVAAGGNTQRAAGIYFLETKSQAPFGRGAYYIGFL; encoded by the exons ATGGCGTCGCAATCAATCCGAGGAATGCCTTCGATGTCAAACGACAATTTGCCATCAGTTGAACACAATATGCGATACACAAAGGTAATGCTAAGTTGCCTGCTCCTAGCAGCTGCTCTGGCGGTAATTGCGACACCGGCGGCAG CCGAGGACAGCTCGGAGCCTGGCTATCTGCTGTACACGCGACGCAATCCGCAGACACCACAGCGCATTGAGCCGGAGGTGGAGACGTTGGTGCGTTCCCCCTTCTACGCCCTGGAGCCCATTGT ccTGTTGCTGCCCAGCTGGCGCAGCAATAACTCAGCCGAGCAGCAATCGAAACTTGCAACAGCGTTGCTCGAGCGTGAGGCTTGCAACGTATTTGCCCTGGATTCAACGGAGTCGCAAACCGAATCCCAGCTCGTGAACAGTGCGAGTAACGTTATCGTGCAGCTGCATCAACAGTTTGATGTGCCGCTGGCGAAACAACAGCTCGTGGGATTTGCCGAGGGCGCTCATCTCGCTGGCGCTGTGTCCGAGCAAGTGCAACAACTGCTTGGCAAGCAATTCTCACACATCATTGCACTCGATCCCACCGGAGACAGCGTTGAGCTGGCGCATCAACTCTCGGCTCAGGACGCTGCCTACGTTGAGGTGCTGCACACAAATGGCAATGGATTGGGCACAATGACCCAACTCGGGGATGTGGATTACTATCCGAATGGTGGCGAAGAGCAACCAGGCTGCAGCAGCGATGCCTGCGCCCATGAACGTGCTCTCGACTTGGCTGTGGAAATGTGGTCGCCAGCGAATGATTTCGTTAGCGCCCTTTGCGGTTCGGTGGACTCAATGAGTGCCCAGAACTGTCGCTGGTCATCGCAGCGCATGGGAGTCGTGGCAGCCGGTGGCAACACTCAAAGAGCAGCAGGCATTTATTTCCTGGAGACAAAGAGCCAAGCACCCTTCGGCCGGGGTGCATACTATATTGGATTCTTGTAA